The sequence CCGGATAGCGCCATGAACCGTCTTCCTTCCGTCGCCCGCCTGGCTGTCGCCCTGTCCGCAACCGCGCTGCTGGGTGGCTGCGTGATCGCCGGCGACGTGCGTCCGTATCCGGCGATGGCGCCGGTCACCCCGGTCGTCGCGCCGTCGGCGCCGGCCACCGCCGGCGCGATCTACGCCGCCGGGCCCGGCCTGAACCTGTACGGCGACCGCCGTGCGCGTGACGTCGGCGACCTGCTGACCATCAACCTGGTCGAGAACACTACCGCCAGCACTACCGCCAGCACCAAGATCAGCAAGGAGTCGGAAGTCAGCATCGGCACCCCGACGCTGTTCGGTGCCCCGGTCACCCTCGGTGGCAAGGACATCCTCAGCGCCTCGGCCGGCGGCGACCGCGACTTCAACGGCAGCGGCAACAGCGCCCAGAGCAACCGCCTGGTCGGCAGCGTCACCGTTACCGTGATCCAGCGCCTGCCCAACGGCAACCTGGTGGTCCAGGGGCAGAAGAACCTGCGCCTGAACCAGGGCGACGAACTGGTCCAGGTGCAGGGCATCGTCCGCGCCGCGGACATCTCTGTGGACAACACCATCCCGTCCAGCAAGGTCGCCGACGCCCAAATCGTCTACGGCGGCCGTGGCGCGGTGGCCCAGTCCAACGCCATGGGCTGGCTGGGCCGCTTCTTCACCTCGGCGCTGGCGCCGTTCTGAGCATCGACATGAACCTGCATTCCCTCCCCTCGCGCCTGTTCGCCGCCTCGTTGCTGGCACTGTCGCTGTCGCTGGCCTTCCCGGCCAACGCCGAGCGCATCAAGGACCTGGCCCAGGTCGGCGGCGTGCGCGGCAACGCGCTGGTCGGCTACGGCCTGGTGGTCGGCCTGGATGGCAGCGGCGACCGCACCAGCCAGGCGCCCTTCACCGTGCAGAGCCTGAAGAACCTGCTGGGCGAGCTGGGCGTCAACGTCCCGGCCAACGTCAATCCGCAGCTGAAGAACGTAGCCGCCGTGGCGATCCACGCCGAGCTGCCGCCGTTCGCCAAGCCGGGCCAGTCCATCGACATCACCGTTTCCTCGATCGGCAATGCCGTATCGCTGCGCGGCGGCTCGCTGCTGATGGCGCCGCTGCGTGGTGCCGACGGCCAGATCTATGCGATTGCCCAGGGCAACCTGATCGTGGGCGGCTTCGGTGCGCAGGGCAAGGATGGTTCGCGCGTGTCGGTGAACGTGCCCAGCGTGGGCCGCATTCCCGGTGGCGCCACCGTTGAACGTGCGCTGCCCGACGTGTTCGGTGCCAACGGCGAGATTACCCTGAACCTGCACAACAACGATTTCACCACCGTCTCGCGCATGGTTGGCGCGCTGAACAATGCCTTCGGCGAAGGCGCCGCGCGTGCGGTGGACGGCGTGACCGTGGCCGTGCGTGCGCCCACCGACCCCGGTGCCCGCATCGGTCTGCTGGCCCGCATTGAAAACCTGGAACTGACCCCGGGCAGCGCACCGGCCAAGGTGGTGGTCAATTCGCGCACCGGCACCGTGGTGATCGGCCAGCAGGTGCGCGTGGGGCCGGCAGCCATCTCGCACGGCTCGCTCACCGTGACCATCCAGGAAAACGCCAACGTCAGCCAGCCCAACGCGCTGGCCGGTGGCCAGACCGTGGTGACCCCGCAATCGACCATTACCGCCACCAACGATGGCAGCCGCATGTTCAAGTTCAGCGGCGGCACCAGCCTGGATGAAATCGTACACGCGGTGAACGCGGTGGGTGCCGCGCCGGGCGACCTGATCGCGATCCTGGAAGCCCTGAAGCAGGCCGGTGCGCTGAGCGCCGAGCTTGAGGTGATCTGACATGCGTATCACCCCCGCCCTTGAGCTGCACCCGACGCAGCAGAACGATCCGGCCAAGATCGACAAGGTCGCACGCCAGCTGGAAGGCCAGTTCGCGCAGATGCTGGTGAAGAGCATGCGCGATGCCAGCTTCGGTGATTCCCTGTTCCCGGGTGAGAACAAGGTCTTCCGGGACATGTACGACCAGAAGATTGCCGAGACCCTGACCCGCGGCAAGGGCCTGGGCCTGCACGAAACCATCGCCCGCCAGTTGTCCGGCAACCAGGGCGACGCCCCGGCGCTGGACACCCGCGTGGACCCGGCCAAGGCCAGCCGCGCCTACCAGTTGAACGCACCGGCGCAGGCGCCGTCGCTGCCGCTGGAAGATGCCAGCAACGCACTGCGCATCCTGCAGCAGATGTCCGCCGGCGTGCAGGACGGCGCGCAATCGTCGGTGGCACCGATGGAACAGGCGCTGGACCTGATTGCCGGCCGCGAGAGCAGCAGCGCGCACCGTGCGCTGGGCACCGAGGATCCGTATGCGGGCAGCATTGGCGGGGCCGATTGGGCCGCCGCCAGCGACCAGTGGGCGCCCACGGCCAGCAACCGTGGCAGCACCGGCACCGCCGCCGACGCGCTGGCCAGCCGCACCGCCGTGGCCCAGCTGGGCGCGCACACGCCGGAAGGCTTCGTGGCCAGCATCTGGCCGCACGCGCAGAACGCGGCCAAGGAACTGGGCGTGGATGCCCGCGCCCTGGTGGCCCAGGCCGCGCTGGAAACCGGCTGGGGCAAGCGCCAGATCAAGCATGCCGACGGCAGCACCTCGCACAACCTGTTCGGCATCAAGGCCACTGGCTGGAAAGGCCAGAGCGCGGTGGCAGGCACCCACGAATACGTGGATGGCGTGCGCCGTAACGAAACGGCCAGCTTCCGCGCCTACAGCTCGCCGGCCGAAAGCTTCGCCGATTACGTGCGCCTGCTGAAGACCAGCCCGCGCTACCAGCAGGCCCTGCAGGCGGGCACCGATGTGCAGGGCTTCGCCCGTGGCCTGCAGCGTGCCGGCTACGCCACCGACCCGAGCTACGCCGCCAAGATCGCCGCCATTGCCGGTGGCCCGACCATCGAACGCGCGGTTGCCGCGGTGACCGATGCCGGCGCCCGCCTTGGCCAGACCTTCGCCAGCACCGCAACCGCGGCGCTGGGTATCACCCGCCGTTGAGGAACCCCATGTCCAGCGTCCTTTCCACCGGTACCAACGCCCTGCTCGCCTTCCAGCGTGCCCTGGCGACGACCAGCCACAACGTCGCCAACATCAACACGCCCGGTTACAGCCGGCAGAAGGTCGACTTCGCCACCGCCGATCCGCAGAACTTCGGCTACGGTGATGTCGGCAACGGTACGCGTATCGTTGATATCCGCCGCACCGCCGACCAGCTGGCCATTTCCCGCCTGCTGGACAGCAGCGGCGAACTGGCGCGGCTGAAGCAGCTTTCCACCATGGCCGACCGCGTCGATGCGCTGTTCTCGGACACCGCCACCAATGTGTCCGGCGTGTGGTCCAACTTCTTCGATTCGGTCAGCGGCCTGTCGTCCAACGCGTCGGGCAGCGCCGACCGGCAGAACGTGCTGGACAGCGCCAACACGCTGGCCAACCGCTTCCAGCAGCTCAACAACAGCCTGAACACGCTCAACAGCGAAGTGAACAACGGCCTGACCGCGGCCGCCACCGAAATCAACCGGCTGGCGGCGGAAATCGCTCAGATCAACGGGGTGATCGGCAGCAATGCGGCCACCGCTGCGCCCGACCTGCTGGACCGCCGTGACCAGCTGATCGCCAACCTGGTGGGCTACACCGGCGGCACCGCCGTGGCCCAGGATGGCGGCACCCTGAACGTGTACACCGCCGGCGGCCAGGCCCTGGTGGTCGGCACCACCGCCTCGAAGGTGACCACGGTCACCGACCCCTACCAGCCCGAGCGCCTGCAGCTGGCGCTGCAGACCCAGGGCGGCAAGATCACCCTGGACCCGAAGCAGCTGGGCGGCCAGGTCGGTGGCATGCTGGAATTCCGCGACACCGTGCTGACCCCGGCCCAGGCCGAACTGGGCAAGCTGGCGGTGGGCCTGGCCACCACGTTCAACGAGACCCATCGCAACGGCGTGGATCTGTACGGCAACATGGGCGGCGACCTGTTCAACATCGGCAGCCCGCGGGTGACCGGCAATACCAGCAATACCGGCACTGCCTCGATCACCGCCAGCTACGGCGACCTGTCGTCGCTGGATGCACAGAACATCGTGCTGAAGTACGACGGCACCCAGTGGCTGGCGATGCGTTCGGACACCGGCGCCAGCGTGGCCATGACCGGTACCGGCACCGCCACCGATCCGCTGAAGATCAATGGCGTGGAGCTGGTGGTGAGCGGCACCCCGGCCACCAATGACCGCTTCCTGCTGCAGCCCACCGCGGGCGTGGCCGGCAGCATCGGCGTGGCGATCACCGATACCTCGCGGCTGGCCGCGGCCGCGCCGATCAAGGGCAGTGCCGCGCTGGCCAATACCGGCACCGGCAAGCTGAGCGACGTGAAGGTGGCCGACGCCAGCAACGCAAACCTGCGCAACCCTGCCGCAATCGTGTTCACCTCGGCCACCGAATACACCATCGATGGCAATGGACCGTTCACCTACACCGCCGGCCAGGCGATCACCGCCAATGGCTGGAGTTTCGTGCTCGATGGCGCGCCGAAGACCGGCGATACCTTCAACATCACCCCCACGCCGGTCGGTTCGTCCGACAACAGCAATGCCCTGGCCCTGGCCAAGGTCGAGGACGCCAAGGCATTCAACGCCGGCACCATCACGCTGAACGGCGCACTGGGCGGGCTGACCACGCAGGTGGGCGCCGCCGCCCGTGCAGCGGAATACTCGCTGGATGCGCAGCAGGTGATCACCGACCAGGCGCAGTCCGCGCGCGATTCGATTTCCGGGGTGAACCTGGATGAAGAAGCTGCCGACATGCTGCGCCTGCAACAGGCCTACCAGGCCGCCTCGCAGCTGATTTCCACTGCCGACACCATGTTCCAGACCATCCTGGGAGCTGTATCGCGATGAACAACCGCATTTCCACCGGGATGATGTTCAGCCAGTCCGTCTCGCTGATGTTGTCCAAACAGGCCAAGATGAGCCACCTGGAACAGCAGCTGGCCACCGGCCAGCGCCTGGTGTCGGCCAAGGACGACCCGGTCGCCGCCGGCACCGCGGTCAGCCTGGACCGCGCCGTGGCCGAACTGGACCGCTTCAAATCCAACGCCGACGTGGTGCAGAACCGACTGGGCCTGCAGGAAAACGCCCTGTCCGGCGCCAACGAACTGATGGCGCGAATTACCGAACTGACCCTGCAGGCCAACAACCCTGCCCTGTCGGCGGCCGACCTGAAGTCGATCGGCTCGGAGCTGCAGACGGTGTACGACAGCCTGCTGTCGCTGGCCAACACCACCGACGGCACGGGCCGCTACCTGTTCGGCGGCACCGACGATGCCGACGCGCCGTTCAAGCTGAGCAACGGCACGGTCAGCTACAACGGCGACCAGACCCAGCGCCAGGTGGAAGTGGCACCGGACACCTTCGTGAAGGATGCCCTGCCCGGCAGCGAGATTTTCCTGCGCATCCGCACCGGCGATGGCACCCTGGATGGTGCGGCTGCAGCCGGCAATACCGGCAATGGGGTGCTCACCACGTTCGGTTTGAATTCTTCTTCCGGCAATTGGAATGGCGGCAGCTATTCCTTGAACTTTACCGCTGCCGATCAGTACGAAGTGCTCGATTCCACCGGCACCGTGGTCGGCACCGGCACGTTCAAGGCCGGCGAGGACATCAGCTTCGAAGGCGTGTCGATGCGTATCGAAGGCACGCCCGCGGCCGGCGACAGCTTCAGCATCGGCCCGTCGGGCACGCGTGATGTGTTCTCCACGGTGCAGGGCATGATCGATGCCCTGAACACCGCCGCCAACACCCCCGCCGAGGTGGCCAACCAGCAGAACGCACTGCAGTCGGGCATCCGCGATATCGCCCGCGCCGCCGAACAGTTCATCGACGCGCGCTCGGCCGGTGGTGCGCAGCTGAAGGCCATCGACGATGCCGCCGCTACCCGCGAATCCAACGCGGTCACCCTAAAAACCACGCTGTCGTCGATCCGCGACCTGGATTACGCCGAAGCCGTGGGCCAGTACCAGCTTGAACAGATCGCGCTGCAGGCCGCGCAGACGATCTTTACCCAGATGCAGCAGATGTCGCTGTTCAACGCGATCCGCTGAGCAGGCGCCTTCGTCGCGCGGCACTCCCCCGGGCCGCGCGACGAAGGCCGCTGAACCGCCACTGCTTCACTGCACCTGCACAGGGCGCCGCATGATTTCTTCATGCCGCCTTAAAGTTGCCGTGCGTGCCGCCGTTATCAGCATCAGCAAGGGAAATCCACCTGCGCTGGACCTCGGAGAAACGAGGTCGAATCCACTGATTACGGCGTTGACCGCCCCAGGAGATAGGCAATGGCACAAGTCATCAATACCAACGTAATGTCGCTGAACGCTCAGCGCAATCTGTCCACCAGCGGCTCGAGCCTGGCCACCACGATCCAGCGCCTGTCCTCGGGCCTGCGCATCAACAGCGCCAAGGATGACGCGGCCGGCCTGGCCATCTCCGAGCGTTTCGGCACTCAGATCCGCGGCCTGGACGTTGCCGTGCGCAACGCCAACGACGGTATCTCGCTGGCCCAGACCGCTGAAGGCGCGATGGTCGAAATCGGCAACAACCTGCAGCGTATCCGCGAACTGTCGGTGCAGTCGGCGAACGCCACCAACTCCGACAGCGATCGCGCTGCGCTGGACGCCGAAGTCAAGCAGCTGACCTCGGAAATCGACCGTGTCGCCCGCCAGACCAACTTCAACGGCACCAGCCTGCTGGACGGCTCGTTCTCGGGCGCCCAGTTCCAGGTTGGTGCTGACGCAGGCCAGACCATCGGCATCAACACCATCGTGAACTCGCGCACCAGCTCGCTGGGCAGCACCGTGTTCGCCAAAGACGTGGATGGCACCGCCATCGACGACACCGCTGTCGCGGCGCTGGCAGTTGATGCTGACGATTCGTCGAAGTTGGTCGTGCCAGGCGGCAAGATCAATAACGTCGACATCGACGAGGTGAAGGTCGCCAGCGACGCAACGCCGAAGGACGTGGCCAATGCGATGCGCAATGCCATCAATGAGAAGATGGACCAGACCGGCGTGTACGCCAAGCTGGACAAGGATGGCACCACGCTGACGCTGGTTGCGGTGAAGGGCAACACCGACATCGAAATCGAAGGTATGGATGCTGCAGGCTTTGACACCCCCACTGCCATCGATCTGACCGACGCAAGTACCTTCGACCGCGTCCACGCCGAAGACCTGAACATCGGCACCGTGGAAGGTGCGCAGCGTGCCCTGTCGATCGTCGACAACGCCCTGACTGCCGTGAACTCCTCGCGCGCCGACATGGGTGCGATCCAGAACCGCTTCACCTCCACCATCGCCAGCCTGAATACCACCTCCGAGAACCTGTCGGCCTCGCGCAGCCGTATCCGCGATACCGACTACGCCAAGGAAACCGCTGAACTGACCCGCACGCAGATCCTGCAGCAGGCCGGTACCGCGATGCTGGCCCAGGCCAACCAGTCGCCGTCCAGCGTGATGAGCCTGCTGCAGGGCTGATCCCCGCACCTTGCTGAGGTAGGCGGGAAGAGGCGCCTCCGCCATCTCTGCAAAAACTGAAGGCGGCGCTCAGGCGCAATCCCCACGATGCCCGCAACAGACGTTGCGGGCATCGTCTTATGCGCGAGGAGGTATCAGGGCAGGGTCCGGATCAGACAATACTATTCGCGCTGTTGCTGGAAACGCTTGTGCCAGCCGATCAACCGTACCAGCCATCAGCGCCTGTATGGGGATGCAGGATCTGACCGAACGTGGCTTCGCCCCCGCCCGTCTGGGCAGCCCTGGGCGCCCGCCACATGATCCGACGGATCCGCCGATGGACCGCCGCGCGGCACAGCCGGCCCTGGATCAGAGATGCGTGCGCCGGATGTACTGGCCGACGCGGTTACTCCAATGGTGCCCGCGCCCATGCACTTGAACAGGGCTGGAATCTGTGCCCCTGTGCCGACTCCTCGTGCGGTGTTCAACCAGCGAGAACGACAGTGACCGGGCAGCCTTGCGGCGACCCAGGCGCCGCGCAGGAGCCATTGCCGCACCGGGCATTTGGTGGCTCCTGCCACCGGGTTTGACATTTCGAAAGAATTTCAGGCACTGCCCTAAAGGTTCCGCTGCGAGGGTCGTTATTGAATTCAACGGGGCACAACGCCCTTACGGTCCTCCCCCGGGGACCCCCCTGTTAACCAACCACATTCCTTCGAGGAGCACGGCAATGGCACAAGTCATCAACACCAACGTGATGTCGCTGAACGCACAGCGCAACCTGTCGACCAGCGGTTCCAGCCTCGCCACCACCATTCAGCGCCTGTCTTCGGGCCTGCGCATCAACAGCGCCAAGGACGACGCTGCCGGCCTGGCTATCTCCGAGCGGTTCAGCACCCAGATCCGCGGCCTGGACGTTGCCGTGCGCAACGCCAACGACGGTATCTCGCTGGCCCAGACCGCTGAAGGCGCGATGGTCGAAATCGGCAACAACCTGCAGCGTATCCGCGAACTGTCGGTGCAGTCGGCCAACGCCACCAACTCCGACAGCGACCGCGCGGCACTGGATGCCGAAGTCAAGCAGCTGACCTCGGAAATCGACCGCGTCGCCCGCCAGACCAACTTCAACGGCACTAGCCTGCTGGACGGCTCCTTCTCCGGCGCCCTGTTCCAGGTAGGCGCCGATGCCGGCCAGACCATCGGCATCAGCAACATCGTCAACTCGCGCACCAGCTCGCTGGGTGGCACCGTGTTCGCAACTGACGTCACCGGCCCGACCATCACCGATACGGCCGTGGCCGGCCTGACTGCCGACACCGTGGACCCCTCCAAGGTCGTGCTGACCGGCGGCACCGTAAACAACGTCGCCATCGACGACATCAAGCTGGATGCCGCCGCCACCGGCAAGGACGCGGCCAACGCGCTGCGCAACGCCATCAACGAGAAGATGGACCAGACCGGCCGACACCAACATCGAGACCGGAGGCTTTGATGACTCGGTCTTCACTGACCAGTCGGTCATCGACCTGACCGATGACACCACCTTCACCCGCGTCCACGCCGAAGACCTGAACATCGGCACCGTGGAAGGCGCGCAGCGTGCCCTGTCGATCGTCGACAACGCCCTGACCGCCGTGAACTCCTCGCGTGCCGACATGGGTGCGATCCAGAACCGCTTTACCTCCACCATCGCCAGCCTGAACACCACCTCGGAAAACCTGTCGGCCTCGCGCAGCCGTATCCGCGACACCGACTACGCCAAGGAAACCGCTGAACTGACCCGCACGCAGATCCTGCAGCAGGCCGGTACCGCGATGCTGGCCCAGGCCAACCAGTCGCCGTCCAGCGTGATGAGCCTGCTGCAGGGCTGACCCCCGCACCGGTTCAGGCAGTACAGAAAGGCCGCCTTCGGGCGGCCTTTCTGCGTCTGTGACCGCGGCCGGCGTCCAGCGCCCCCGCCGGCTGGCACAGGCCTTGCAGCGGCGCATGCATCGGCGCACGCGCGTGCGCTCAAGCTTCCATTCCGGCGGCCGATAGCCATTGCA is a genomic window of Stenotrophomonas sp. Marseille-Q4652 containing:
- the flgH gene encoding flagellar basal body L-ring protein FlgH, encoding MNRLPSVARLAVALSATALLGGCVIAGDVRPYPAMAPVTPVVAPSAPATAGAIYAAGPGLNLYGDRRARDVGDLLTINLVENTTASTTASTKISKESEVSIGTPTLFGAPVTLGGKDILSASAGGDRDFNGSGNSAQSNRLVGSVTVTVIQRLPNGNLVVQGQKNLRLNQGDELVQVQGIVRAADISVDNTIPSSKVADAQIVYGGRGAVAQSNAMGWLGRFFTSALAPF
- a CDS encoding flagellar basal body P-ring protein FlgI produces the protein MNLHSLPSRLFAASLLALSLSLAFPANAERIKDLAQVGGVRGNALVGYGLVVGLDGSGDRTSQAPFTVQSLKNLLGELGVNVPANVNPQLKNVAAVAIHAELPPFAKPGQSIDITVSSIGNAVSLRGGSLLMAPLRGADGQIYAIAQGNLIVGGFGAQGKDGSRVSVNVPSVGRIPGGATVERALPDVFGANGEITLNLHNNDFTTVSRMVGALNNAFGEGAARAVDGVTVAVRAPTDPGARIGLLARIENLELTPGSAPAKVVVNSRTGTVVIGQQVRVGPAAISHGSLTVTIQENANVSQPNALAGGQTVVTPQSTITATNDGSRMFKFSGGTSLDEIVHAVNAVGAAPGDLIAILEALKQAGALSAELEVI
- the flgJ gene encoding flagellar assembly peptidoglycan hydrolase FlgJ, with product MRITPALELHPTQQNDPAKIDKVARQLEGQFAQMLVKSMRDASFGDSLFPGENKVFRDMYDQKIAETLTRGKGLGLHETIARQLSGNQGDAPALDTRVDPAKASRAYQLNAPAQAPSLPLEDASNALRILQQMSAGVQDGAQSSVAPMEQALDLIAGRESSSAHRALGTEDPYAGSIGGADWAAASDQWAPTASNRGSTGTAADALASRTAVAQLGAHTPEGFVASIWPHAQNAAKELGVDARALVAQAALETGWGKRQIKHADGSTSHNLFGIKATGWKGQSAVAGTHEYVDGVRRNETASFRAYSSPAESFADYVRLLKTSPRYQQALQAGTDVQGFARGLQRAGYATDPSYAAKIAAIAGGPTIERAVAAVTDAGARLGQTFASTATAALGITRR
- the flgK gene encoding flagellar hook-associated protein FlgK, with translation MSSVLSTGTNALLAFQRALATTSHNVANINTPGYSRQKVDFATADPQNFGYGDVGNGTRIVDIRRTADQLAISRLLDSSGELARLKQLSTMADRVDALFSDTATNVSGVWSNFFDSVSGLSSNASGSADRQNVLDSANTLANRFQQLNNSLNTLNSEVNNGLTAAATEINRLAAEIAQINGVIGSNAATAAPDLLDRRDQLIANLVGYTGGTAVAQDGGTLNVYTAGGQALVVGTTASKVTTVTDPYQPERLQLALQTQGGKITLDPKQLGGQVGGMLEFRDTVLTPAQAELGKLAVGLATTFNETHRNGVDLYGNMGGDLFNIGSPRVTGNTSNTGTASITASYGDLSSLDAQNIVLKYDGTQWLAMRSDTGASVAMTGTGTATDPLKINGVELVVSGTPATNDRFLLQPTAGVAGSIGVAITDTSRLAAAAPIKGSAALANTGTGKLSDVKVADASNANLRNPAAIVFTSATEYTIDGNGPFTYTAGQAITANGWSFVLDGAPKTGDTFNITPTPVGSSDNSNALALAKVEDAKAFNAGTITLNGALGGLTTQVGAAARAAEYSLDAQQVITDQAQSARDSISGVNLDEEAADMLRLQQAYQAASQLISTADTMFQTILGAVSR
- the flgL gene encoding flagellar hook-associated protein FlgL, encoding MNNRISTGMMFSQSVSLMLSKQAKMSHLEQQLATGQRLVSAKDDPVAAGTAVSLDRAVAELDRFKSNADVVQNRLGLQENALSGANELMARITELTLQANNPALSAADLKSIGSELQTVYDSLLSLANTTDGTGRYLFGGTDDADAPFKLSNGTVSYNGDQTQRQVEVAPDTFVKDALPGSEIFLRIRTGDGTLDGAAAAGNTGNGVLTTFGLNSSSGNWNGGSYSLNFTAADQYEVLDSTGTVVGTGTFKAGEDISFEGVSMRIEGTPAAGDSFSIGPSGTRDVFSTVQGMIDALNTAANTPAEVANQQNALQSGIRDIARAAEQFIDARSAGGAQLKAIDDAAATRESNAVTLKTTLSSIRDLDYAEAVGQYQLEQIALQAAQTIFTQMQQMSLFNAIR
- a CDS encoding flagellin translates to MAQVINTNVMSLNAQRNLSTSGSSLATTIQRLSSGLRINSAKDDAAGLAISERFGTQIRGLDVAVRNANDGISLAQTAEGAMVEIGNNLQRIRELSVQSANATNSDSDRAALDAEVKQLTSEIDRVARQTNFNGTSLLDGSFSGAQFQVGADAGQTIGINTIVNSRTSSLGSTVFAKDVDGTAIDDTAVAALAVDADDSSKLVVPGGKINNVDIDEVKVASDATPKDVANAMRNAINEKMDQTGVYAKLDKDGTTLTLVAVKGNTDIEIEGMDAAGFDTPTAIDLTDASTFDRVHAEDLNIGTVEGAQRALSIVDNALTAVNSSRADMGAIQNRFTSTIASLNTTSENLSASRSRIRDTDYAKETAELTRTQILQQAGTAMLAQANQSPSSVMSLLQG